From Chloroflexota bacterium, one genomic window encodes:
- a CDS encoding AAA family ATPase has protein sequence MSDTVLRLPAELKYAEELRYLAERDNGQRPARWQLSPQMVRTFVLGSTPAQKLDREIAQKWYGDPSIAERAIVTLASDRGLLLIGDPGTGKSWLAELLAAAVCGDSTYVVQGTAGTTEDQIKYSWNIAMVIAAGQSRDSMIPSPIMTSMQLGAMGRFEELTRCTSDVQDALISILSEKYISIPELRNDNVVFAKQGFNIIATANSRDRGVNDLSSALKRRFNFVHIPVVTNKKQEREIILFRTTELLERQQVRIDVAPTLLDVLLQTFADLREASASASSDDAKLESALSTAEQIGVLEDAVLYSTYFGEQRLTPEILGRSLVGTLVRRRPEDIAVMNKFWHSVVAKHSEKHQGEWRDFMAGGQDAMKVIEG, from the coding sequence ATGTCTGATACCGTTTTGCGCTTGCCCGCTGAACTCAAATATGCCGAAGAATTGCGCTATTTGGCCGAACGGGATAACGGTCAACGCCCTGCTCGCTGGCAACTTTCGCCCCAGATGGTGCGCACCTTCGTGCTTGGCAGTACCCCTGCTCAAAAGCTTGATCGCGAGATTGCCCAAAAATGGTATGGCGACCCCAGCATTGCCGAGCGGGCGATTGTCACCTTGGCCTCGGATCGCGGTTTGTTGTTGATTGGCGATCCTGGCACGGGCAAAAGCTGGTTGGCCGAATTGCTGGCGGCAGCAGTTTGTGGCGATTCAACCTACGTTGTGCAAGGCACAGCGGGCACAACCGAAGATCAAATTAAATATTCGTGGAATATTGCTATGGTGATTGCCGCTGGCCAATCGCGTGATTCGATGATTCCCTCGCCAATTATGACTAGCATGCAACTTGGTGCGATGGGTCGCTTTGAAGAATTAACCCGTTGTACCAGCGATGTCCAAGATGCGCTGATCTCGATTTTGAGTGAAAAATATATTTCGATTCCTGAATTGCGCAACGATAATGTGGTGTTTGCTAAGCAAGGCTTTAACATCATTGCCACTGCCAACAGCCGTGATCGCGGGGTTAACGACCTTTCGTCGGCACTCAAGCGGCGTTTCAATTTTGTGCATATTCCGGTTGTCACCAACAAAAAGCAAGAACGCGAAATTATTCTGTTTCGCACGACCGAGCTTTTGGAGCGCCAACAAGTGCGAATCGACGTTGCCCCAACCTTGCTCGATGTTTTGCTGCAAACCTTCGCCGATTTGCGCGAAGCCAGTGCCAGTGCTAGCTCCGATGATGCCAAACTTGAATCAGCGCTCTCGACCGCTGAACAAATTGGCGTGCTGGAAGATGCAGTGCTCTATTCGACTTACTTTGGCGAGCAACGCCTCACCCCAGAAATTCTTGGACGCTCGTTGGTAGGCACATTGGTTCGTCGCCGCCCCGAAGATATCGCCGTGATGAACAAATTTTGGCATAGCGTGGTGGCCAAACACAGCGAAAAACACCAAGGTGAATGGCGTGATTTCATGGCTGGCGGTCAGGATGCAATGAAGGTCATCGAGGGGTAA
- a CDS encoding VWA domain-containing protein — MNQSELLNRRQVLYWRMLSTMFGYDQQGENFDSMSHEIAQDLALPESILHPTLSLDQLFQRYPELEPEFNLTELDDRQDPTTLRRSLIISKLLLNVFGPQTQKRSISAAEYAQWLKDVAHLERCLGFQPGALRQSQPGQGQASQPGGLQGGQGVGSGFDLSEEELRQVIQGLEKDLIKRMALREVLQDNRLAAQLTPSMAVVEQLLRDKSHLSGNALINAKRLIKQYVDELADVLRLQVMQAVSAKIDRSVPPKRVFRNLDLKRTIWRNLTNWNSNEGRLYVDRLYYRQTAKKRTPMRMIVVVDQSGSMVDAMVQCTILASIFAGLPHVDMHLIAFDTRMLDLTPWVHDPFEVLLRTQLGGGTSINEALLFASEKIQEPRKTAVVLITDFYEGGSDQVLLDSIKSMIESGVHFIPVGAVTSSGYFSVNDWFRTKLKEMGRPIFAGSPRKLIEQIKQFITL, encoded by the coding sequence ATGAACCAATCCGAGCTATTAAATCGTCGCCAAGTGCTCTATTGGCGCATGCTCAGCACTATGTTTGGCTACGACCAGCAGGGCGAAAATTTCGACAGCATGAGCCATGAAATTGCCCAAGATTTGGCCTTGCCTGAGTCGATTTTGCATCCAACGCTCTCGCTGGATCAATTGTTTCAACGTTACCCTGAGCTTGAGCCAGAGTTCAACCTGACCGAGCTTGATGATCGCCAAGATCCTACAACTTTGCGCCGTTCGTTAATTATTTCGAAGTTGTTGCTGAATGTCTTTGGACCCCAAACCCAAAAACGCTCGATCAGCGCTGCCGAGTATGCCCAATGGCTCAAAGATGTGGCGCATCTTGAGCGTTGTTTGGGGTTTCAGCCTGGAGCGTTGCGCCAAAGCCAGCCTGGTCAAGGCCAAGCCAGCCAACCTGGTGGTTTGCAAGGTGGGCAGGGCGTTGGCTCAGGCTTCGATCTCTCCGAAGAAGAGTTGCGCCAAGTTATCCAAGGGCTGGAAAAAGATTTGATCAAGCGCATGGCCTTGCGCGAAGTGCTACAAGATAATCGGCTTGCCGCCCAGCTTACGCCTTCGATGGCGGTGGTTGAGCAATTGCTGCGCGATAAAAGCCATCTTTCGGGCAATGCCTTAATCAATGCCAAACGTTTAATCAAGCAATATGTCGATGAATTGGCTGATGTGTTGCGTTTGCAGGTGATGCAAGCCGTTTCAGCCAAAATTGATCGTTCAGTACCACCCAAGCGGGTGTTTCGCAACCTCGATTTGAAACGCACAATTTGGCGCAATCTGACCAATTGGAATTCCAATGAAGGTCGCTTGTATGTCGATCGCTTGTACTATCGCCAAACTGCCAAAAAACGCACACCAATGCGCATGATCGTGGTCGTCGATCAATCTGGCTCAATGGTTGATGCCATGGTGCAATGCACCATTCTGGCTTCGATTTTTGCTGGCTTGCCGCATGTCGATATGCATTTGATTGCTTTCGACACGCGCATGCTTGATCTCACGCCGTGGGTGCACGACCCGTTTGAGGTGTTGCTGCGCACTCAGCTTGGTGGCGGTACAAGCATCAACGAAGCGTTGCTCTTTGCTAGCGAAAAAATTCAAGAGCCACGCAAAACTGCTGTGGTGCTGATCACCGATTTTTACGAAGGTGGTTCGGATCAAGTGCTGTTGGATTCAATCAAATCCATGATCGAATCGGGTGTGCATTTTATTCCAGTCGGGGCGGTCACCAGTTCAGGCTATTTCAGCGTCAACGATTGGTTCCGCACCAAGCTCAAAGAGATGGGTCGGCCAATTTTTGCTGGCAGCCCTCGCAAGCTGATCGAACAAATTAAGCAATTTATTACCTTGTAA
- a CDS encoding ADP-ribosylglycohydrolase family protein encodes MNADSALLRAQIALEGLAVGDALGGFFEFAHSTLPARVRLRQVPQGPWHWTDDTQMAASVFSILRQTATIDQDLLAQSFTLHYERSRGYGPATRAILGRIQRGRNWREEAPSLHQGQGSFGNGGAMRVAPIGAFWADNLPLVVQQAAASAEITHAHPEAQAGAIAVAIAAALAWQMRQTTQPNPTKFLQLIQPWVPTSQVAEGLAAAIQLDSATPIATVTARLGNGSKISAQDTVPFALWCTAQHLADFEQAIWLTLEGMGDCDTTCAIVGGIVATYTGIEGIPAAWREAREALPAWAFAEQLS; translated from the coding sequence ATGAATGCTGATTCTGCATTGCTGCGTGCTCAAATTGCGCTCGAAGGCTTAGCGGTTGGTGACGCATTGGGAGGCTTTTTCGAGTTCGCCCATTCGACATTGCCGGCGCGGGTACGATTGCGCCAAGTGCCCCAAGGCCCATGGCATTGGACTGATGATACTCAAATGGCGGCTTCAGTATTTTCAATATTACGCCAAACCGCAACTATTGATCAAGACTTATTAGCCCAAAGTTTTACGCTGCATTATGAACGTTCACGCGGCTATGGCCCAGCTACCAGAGCCATCTTAGGCCGAATTCAGCGTGGTCGAAATTGGCGCGAGGAAGCACCTAGTTTGCATCAGGGCCAAGGTTCATTTGGCAATGGTGGAGCGATGCGAGTAGCGCCAATTGGAGCATTTTGGGCTGATAATCTGCCGCTCGTGGTGCAGCAAGCGGCGGCCTCTGCTGAAATTACCCATGCCCATCCCGAAGCGCAGGCAGGAGCAATTGCCGTGGCGATTGCTGCCGCTTTGGCTTGGCAAATGCGACAAACCACACAGCCAAACCCTACCAAATTTTTGCAACTCATTCAGCCGTGGGTTCCGACAAGCCAAGTCGCCGAGGGCTTAGCTGCGGCAATTCAGCTTGATTCGGCAACGCCAATTGCGACAGTTACTGCTAGGTTAGGCAATGGTAGCAAGATTTCAGCCCAAGATACCGTACCATTTGCCTTGTGGTGTACGGCCCAGCATTTAGCCGATTTTGAGCAAGCAATCTGGTTGACCTTAGAAGGCATGGGCGATTGCGATACCACATGTGCGATCGTTGGGGGCATCGTAGCTACCTATACTGGAATTGAGGGCATACCTGCTGCGTGGCGTGAAGCAAGGGAAGCATTGCCAGCTTGGGCTTTTGCTGAGCAGTTAAGCTAA
- a CDS encoding transglutaminase family protein, whose protein sequence is MYYTIRHVTRFRYSNPISESMMEVRKQPRTEGDQRCLSFDITTKPKSKVLVYYDSQGNTVHHFGIPRAHTQLEIITQAYVENRIQAPADDFTLDLSTWQVLEDHALNGHEWDYLNPSQFVRSTDLLQAFASEIGLSKQLDPLTLIRQITQAIYDRFEYVPQSTRADSPIDEALATRRGVCQDYTHIMLSLLRWLQIPARYVSGYLFHRTDDSVRSAADASHAWVEAWLPSLGWVGFDPTNNVVVADRHIRVALGRDYADVPPTHGIFKGETQSTLEVAVQVCLADEPLQADQPSQLEGWSVVEGGDVAAVLQQMQQQQ, encoded by the coding sequence ATGTACTACACCATTCGCCACGTTACCCGCTTTCGCTATAGCAACCCAATTAGCGAAAGTATGATGGAAGTTCGTAAACAACCGCGCACCGAGGGCGATCAACGCTGCTTATCGTTTGACATAACCACCAAGCCAAAATCGAAAGTCTTGGTGTATTACGATTCGCAAGGCAATACGGTGCATCATTTTGGAATTCCACGGGCGCATACTCAGCTTGAAATTATCACCCAAGCCTATGTCGAAAATCGGATTCAAGCGCCAGCCGATGATTTCACGCTTGATCTTAGTACCTGGCAAGTTTTGGAAGATCATGCCTTGAACGGCCACGAGTGGGATTATCTCAACCCTAGCCAATTTGTGCGCTCAACCGATTTGCTCCAAGCCTTCGCTAGCGAAATTGGCCTGAGCAAACAGCTCGACCCACTCACGTTGATTCGCCAAATTACCCAAGCAATCTATGATAGATTCGAGTATGTTCCACAGAGTACCCGCGCTGATTCGCCAATCGACGAGGCTTTAGCCACACGTCGCGGCGTTTGCCAAGATTACACCCATATTATGCTCAGTTTGTTGCGCTGGTTGCAAATTCCGGCGCGGTATGTGAGTGGCTATCTGTTTCATCGCACCGACGATAGCGTGCGTTCGGCGGCTGATGCCTCGCATGCTTGGGTCGAGGCGTGGTTGCCAAGCCTTGGCTGGGTTGGCTTTGATCCAACCAACAATGTGGTGGTAGCCGATCGGCATATTCGGGTGGCGCTTGGCCGTGATTATGCTGATGTGCCGCCGACCCATGGCATTTTCAAGGGCGAAACCCAAAGCACACTTGAAGTAGCTGTCCAAGTGTGCCTTGCCGACGAGCCATTACAAGCCGATCAACCATCGCAACTAGAAGGCTGGTCGGTGGTTGAGGGCGGCGACGTGGCGGCGGTGTTGCAACAAATGCAGCAACAACAGTAA
- a CDS encoding ADP-ribosylglycohydrolase family protein, with translation MTAAQQRMLAALTGLSVGEAYGQQLWQQVQTGLAVADQPSLLPAPWLWTDATLMACSLVDQLWHYGAVHSAALAADLALRYTPVRDYGSSMHQLLAKPRDGAAVMSDAQNLFDGQGSFGVGAAMRVAPLGLFLADAPLSEVAQQAQLSALTTHTHPEAVAGAVAVAVAGAILWRERDQPLRQPSAILAEIGQYVPSSSLEHRLVLAAAMNDRQMWHHIALRLSNGYQHSAQATVPWCLWCAVHYRDDYAAAIEQVCAAGGNFTSMAAIVGGLLAGTLGRDCIPPPWLHAREPLPSWFLASLGLETI, from the coding sequence ATGACAGCAGCACAACAGCGCATGTTGGCGGCCTTAACGGGCTTATCGGTGGGCGAGGCCTATGGTCAACAGCTTTGGCAGCAAGTTCAAACTGGGCTTGCCGTTGCCGACCAGCCCAGCCTTTTGCCAGCACCATGGCTGTGGACAGACGCAACCTTGATGGCATGTTCGTTGGTTGATCAATTATGGCATTATGGCGCGGTGCATAGTGCGGCGTTGGCCGCCGATTTGGCCTTGCGCTACACCCCAGTTCGTGATTATGGCAGCTCGATGCATCAATTGTTGGCCAAGCCGCGTGATGGCGCAGCCGTGATGAGCGATGCTCAAAACTTATTCGATGGCCAAGGCTCGTTTGGCGTTGGCGCGGCTATGCGGGTGGCTCCGTTGGGCTTATTTTTGGCTGATGCTCCGCTGAGCGAGGTTGCCCAACAAGCTCAACTTTCAGCGCTCACCACCCATACCCATCCTGAGGCGGTGGCGGGAGCGGTGGCGGTGGCGGTGGCAGGCGCAATTCTCTGGCGCGAACGTGATCAACCGCTGCGCCAGCCCTCGGCAATCTTGGCCGAGATTGGGCAATATGTGCCAAGTAGCAGCCTTGAGCATCGTTTGGTCTTAGCTGCGGCGATGAATGATCGCCAAATGTGGCATCACATTGCTTTACGTTTGAGCAATGGCTATCAGCATAGCGCCCAGGCTACCGTACCGTGGTGCTTGTGGTGTGCTGTGCATTATCGCGATGATTATGCTGCGGCGATCGAGCAGGTGTGTGCAGCTGGCGGCAATTTTACTTCAATGGCCGCGATTGTCGGTGGCTTGTTGGCGGGAACTTTGGGCCGCGATTGTATTCCACCGCCATGGCTGCATGCCCGCGAACCTTTGCCAAGCTGGTTTTTGGCCAGCCTTGGCCTCGAAACTATTTGA
- a CDS encoding DUF5682 family protein: protein MLDSLTQQLKATAAAFSEDAEALQRLLQRMAHDVERAEHEPLDLFPVAHHSPASALQLVRRLHQKQPKVIYIELCEDMLELVGHLRDCKLPVAFQAFAAESELVPAEALPISVVAPLTESSAEYQAIAYALTHPETQLVFVDRPVDYVFQWQPLPTIDEDATDDDDEAAQLHGKSIGVTIGSLEPTFDDFLHYLLQNSNARHFTEWWEQYVERVILHADYAIYRQVMTLVGSLIHQLGRKPQDVINDRLRERYMWTRIKQHLAEHAIEPNEALYICGAAHLASDVAEFGTNTAEQWAEMPAKSNTQWLFGLIPSSFVAIEQQFNHPPGTIALAESTWRKSLKAVDIKQFQLSKEQKPPKASRNKAPAVASQQPHNPQALVNFLGMPPEVAEADHEQLIDWCARIVGLARENGYLASTADSIAIYETAYLLANIRNRRQPSPYDFQDAAITCLEKDRTPRKRNISQLCRVLLGGDRVGTVGYESLPPLAKNIYDRLAPLNINLYAKTNQRALMDFSQRPDLLDSSELLWRLNYLLGNYVVQPIIGERKLGSKPLQESWEIRIGKYQRDVIQLGYEGITLEQVLEQRMRQRAFGDDATAAKALHTAEASLMYLHSPRFTEELGFHSRALLIQETGVQDAPDIFDRARHLVQYYRTTPQGLAVWLESFVATGYSHYASLLPQAIADRGTTPEAVAGMLGFIFSLESLALSVGCQRSELLISVELAGKGEVAPDKLGLLWVAEWLLNRRSIQSMREFFEHLTEDSLSLQGLPAYLNGFILALKFAPRISLFVVELLSHIFRIVPDSVLIPWLPGFILQLRRNATILEPLIKEAALVFPSDLAGLGAWQPNWMHDQQRLPEGEIAISTELSPDDQLAHDLLLAHPAGMQALAVLLNIG, encoded by the coding sequence ATGCTTGATTCACTAACCCAACAATTAAAGGCCACAGCGGCAGCCTTCAGCGAAGATGCTGAGGCACTGCAACGCTTGCTCCAACGCATGGCCCATGATGTTGAGCGAGCTGAACACGAGCCGCTTGATCTGTTTCCGGTGGCGCATCATTCGCCTGCTTCGGCCTTGCAACTGGTACGCCGCTTGCATCAAAAGCAGCCAAAAGTTATTTATATTGAACTTTGCGAGGATATGCTCGAATTAGTGGGGCATTTGCGCGATTGTAAATTGCCGGTGGCGTTTCAGGCGTTTGCCGCCGAAAGCGAGCTGGTTCCAGCCGAGGCGTTGCCAATTAGCGTGGTTGCCCCGCTGACTGAATCGTCGGCTGAATATCAAGCGATTGCCTATGCCTTAACCCACCCCGAAACCCAATTGGTTTTTGTTGATCGGCCAGTTGATTATGTGTTTCAATGGCAACCCTTGCCAACAATCGACGAAGATGCAACTGATGACGATGATGAGGCTGCCCAACTGCATGGCAAGTCGATTGGGGTGACGATTGGCTCTTTAGAACCGACATTTGACGATTTTCTACATTATTTGCTGCAAAACTCCAACGCACGCCATTTTACCGAGTGGTGGGAGCAATATGTTGAGCGGGTGATTTTGCACGCCGATTATGCCATTTATCGCCAGGTAATGACCTTGGTTGGCAGCTTAATTCACCAACTTGGCCGCAAACCACAGGATGTGATCAACGATCGTTTGCGTGAACGCTATATGTGGACACGCATCAAACAACATTTAGCCGAACATGCGATTGAGCCAAATGAGGCTTTGTATATTTGTGGAGCAGCGCATTTGGCCAGCGATGTGGCCGAATTTGGCACTAACACTGCTGAGCAATGGGCTGAAATGCCCGCCAAAAGCAATACTCAATGGCTGTTTGGGCTGATTCCATCAAGTTTTGTGGCAATTGAGCAACAGTTCAATCATCCACCAGGCACAATTGCCTTGGCCGAATCGACTTGGCGCAAAAGCCTCAAAGCTGTTGATATTAAGCAGTTTCAGCTGAGCAAGGAGCAAAAACCACCCAAAGCTAGTCGCAACAAAGCACCAGCCGTTGCCAGCCAACAACCCCACAATCCGCAGGCCTTGGTCAATTTTCTGGGCATGCCGCCCGAAGTGGCCGAAGCCGATCATGAGCAATTGATCGATTGGTGTGCGCGAATTGTGGGGTTGGCGCGAGAAAATGGCTATCTGGCGAGCACCGCCGACTCAATTGCCATCTATGAAACCGCCTATCTTTTGGCCAATATTCGTAATCGCCGCCAGCCCTCGCCCTACGATTTTCAAGATGCGGCGATCACCTGTTTGGAGAAAGATCGCACGCCACGCAAACGCAATATCAGCCAATTGTGTCGGGTATTGTTGGGCGGCGATCGAGTTGGTACGGTTGGTTATGAATCGCTGCCGCCATTAGCCAAAAATATCTATGATCGATTAGCGCCGTTGAATATCAATCTGTATGCCAAAACCAACCAACGTGCCTTAATGGATTTTAGCCAACGCCCCGATTTGCTTGATAGCTCAGAGTTGCTTTGGCGCTTGAATTATTTGTTGGGTAATTATGTGGTTCAGCCAATCATTGGCGAGCGCAAACTTGGCAGCAAACCACTGCAAGAATCGTGGGAAATTCGAATTGGCAAATACCAACGCGATGTGATTCAACTGGGCTACGAGGGCATTACCTTGGAGCAAGTGCTAGAGCAGCGCATGCGCCAACGCGCTTTTGGCGATGATGCCACTGCGGCCAAAGCGCTGCATACCGCCGAAGCGAGCTTGATGTATTTGCATAGCCCACGCTTTACCGAGGAACTTGGGTTTCACAGCCGTGCCTTGTTGATTCAAGAAACTGGTGTGCAAGATGCCCCCGATATTTTCGACCGTGCTCGCCATTTGGTGCAATATTATCGCACCACGCCTCAAGGCTTGGCGGTTTGGCTCGAATCGTTTGTAGCAACTGGTTATAGCCATTATGCCTCGCTGCTGCCGCAGGCTATCGCTGATCGCGGCACTACGCCCGAAGCCGTGGCAGGCATGTTGGGCTTTATCTTTTCGCTCGAAAGTTTGGCCTTATCGGTTGGCTGCCAGCGCAGCGAATTGCTGATTAGCGTTGAACTGGCTGGCAAGGGCGAGGTTGCCCCCGATAAACTTGGCTTGTTGTGGGTGGCCGAGTGGCTGCTCAATCGGCGCAGTATTCAATCAATGCGTGAATTTTTCGAACATCTCACCGAAGATTCACTAAGTTTGCAAGGGCTGCCAGCCTATCTGAATGGCTTTATTTTGGCCTTGAAATTTGCCCCACGGATTTCGTTGTTCGTGGTTGAACTTTTGAGCCATATCTTCCGAATTGTGCCCGATTCGGTGCTGATTCCATGGTTGCCGGGCTTTATTTTGCAATTACGGCGCAACGCCACAATTCTGGAGCCGTTGATCAAAGAAGCGGCCTTGGTTTTTCCCAGCGATTTGGCTGGCCTTGGTGCGTGGCAACCCAATTGGATGCACGATCAACAACGGCTGCCTGAGGGTGAAATTGCAATCAGCACCGAATTAAGCCCTGACGATCAATTGGCCCATGACTTGCTTTTGGCTCACCCAGCCGGAATGCAGGCCTTGGCTGTGCTGTTGAATATCGGCTAA